A stretch of the Actinoalloteichus fjordicus genome encodes the following:
- a CDS encoding ArsR/SmtB family transcription factor: protein MYAHENSTGQWDRLPSPDHVDVAVTAFSMLSDPTRMRLLWLLCGGEFDVASLAGLVDAARPAVSQHLAKLRLAGLVTHRREGRRVLYQARGGHVGRLLAEAANAADHHLHGLPDHD from the coding sequence GTGTACGCACATGAGAACTCTACGGGGCAGTGGGACCGGCTTCCCTCGCCCGACCACGTCGACGTCGCGGTCACCGCCTTCAGCATGTTGTCCGATCCGACCCGGATGCGGCTGCTCTGGCTGCTCTGCGGCGGTGAGTTCGACGTCGCGAGCCTCGCGGGCCTGGTCGACGCCGCGCGTCCTGCGGTGTCCCAACACCTGGCGAAGCTCCGGCTCGCGGGCCTGGTCACCCATCGGCGAGAAGGCCGCCGTGTCCTCTACCAGGCCCGAGGCGGCCATGTTGGACGGTTGTTGGCCGAGGCGGCCAACGCGGCGGACCACCATCTTCACGGCCTGCCGGATCACGATTGA
- a CDS encoding MFS transporter: MTSLFAQRDYRHLFGAQLVALFGTGLTTVALGLLAYELAGADAAAVLGTALAIKMIAYVVVAPVAGAYAGRLPRRGMLVTLDVVRASVVLVLPFVDQVWQIYVLIVVLQSASAAFTPTFQAVLPDILPDKRDYTRALSASQLASTMESLLSPLLAAALLGLLSFHWLFTGTSIGFLLSALLVVTARIPRAARSDRGGVWRRTFAGMRIYAATPRLRGLLGLNLTVAAVGAIVMVHTVNYVQDALARPQADVAWLLAANGTGTILVALLLPRVLARLGERTVMLAGGGVLLSGVACAIALPSDGGGAGHWAATLGVWAIIGVGTALVLTPVGRVLRRSSRPEGRPAVFAAQFSLSHACWLISYPVAGWLVADAGFTATWAVLAGPALAGFGIALRCWPRHDPELLEHVHTSATADPDHLTDAVETSTGTHRHAHAFVIDEDHPRWPTPVRQGSP, from the coding sequence ATGACGTCGTTGTTCGCGCAGCGGGACTACCGACATCTGTTCGGCGCGCAGCTCGTGGCGCTCTTCGGCACCGGCCTGACGACGGTGGCGCTGGGACTGCTGGCCTACGAACTCGCCGGGGCCGATGCGGCCGCCGTCCTGGGCACGGCTCTGGCGATCAAGATGATCGCCTACGTGGTGGTCGCCCCCGTCGCGGGCGCCTATGCCGGGCGGCTGCCTCGGCGGGGAATGCTCGTGACGCTGGACGTCGTCCGGGCCTCGGTGGTCCTGGTCCTGCCGTTCGTGGATCAGGTGTGGCAGATCTATGTGCTGATCGTGGTGTTGCAGTCCGCTTCGGCCGCGTTCACCCCGACGTTCCAGGCGGTGCTGCCCGACATCCTGCCCGACAAACGCGACTACACCCGTGCCCTGTCCGCCTCACAGCTCGCCTCCACGATGGAGAGCCTGCTCAGCCCGCTGCTGGCCGCCGCGCTGCTCGGCCTGCTGAGCTTCCACTGGCTGTTCACCGGCACCTCGATCGGCTTCCTGCTCTCGGCGCTCCTGGTCGTGACCGCCCGCATCCCCCGCGCCGCACGTAGCGACCGGGGCGGGGTGTGGCGTCGGACCTTCGCAGGCATGCGCATCTACGCGGCCACGCCGAGACTGCGCGGCCTGCTGGGCCTCAACCTGACGGTCGCCGCCGTCGGCGCGATCGTCATGGTGCACACCGTCAACTACGTCCAGGACGCCCTCGCACGCCCGCAGGCCGACGTGGCGTGGCTGCTGGCCGCCAACGGAACCGGCACCATCCTGGTCGCGCTGCTGCTGCCTCGGGTGCTGGCGCGACTCGGGGAACGCACGGTGATGCTCGCAGGCGGCGGAGTCCTGCTGTCCGGGGTCGCGTGCGCGATCGCGCTGCCCTCCGACGGAGGCGGCGCCGGACACTGGGCGGCGACGCTGGGCGTGTGGGCGATCATCGGCGTCGGCACCGCGCTGGTCCTCACCCCGGTCGGCCGCGTGCTGCGGCGGTCCAGCCGTCCTGAGGGCCGACCGGCGGTTTTCGCCGCGCAGTTCTCCCTCTCGCACGCCTGCTGGCTGATCTCCTACCCGGTGGCGGGCTGGCTGGTGGCCGATGCGGGCTTCACCGCGACCTGGGCCGTGCTGGCCGGACCCGCGCTCGCGGGCTTCGGCATCGCGCTGCGGTGCTGGCCACGGCACGATCCCGAGCTGCTCGAACACGTCCACACCAGCGCAACCGCCGATCCCGACCACCTCACCGACGCCGTCGAGACGTCGACCGGCACCCACCGCCACGCCCATGCCTTCGTCATCGACGAGGACCATCCCCGCTGGCCGACGCCCGTGCGGCAGGGGAGTCCCTGA
- a CDS encoding RNA polymerase sigma factor has product MSRCDDATTLGAEIMTHWPTMLRTARSLVADTATAEDLAAEAVARTLRRCLNEGPPIRHLRAYLCTVVRAIGIDHHRREQHITWVAELSDATHPRAVAADTSLLDRVVRDEEYANLARAFHGLLPGWQDVLHRVHVEGHRPKEVATDLGLTPTSVSARAWRARRALREGYLSG; this is encoded by the coding sequence ATGTCCCGATGCGATGACGCGACGACCCTCGGCGCGGAGATCATGACGCACTGGCCCACCATGCTGCGGACGGCCAGAAGCCTGGTCGCCGACACCGCCACCGCCGAGGACCTGGCCGCCGAGGCGGTGGCCCGCACCCTGCGGCGCTGCCTGAACGAGGGGCCGCCCATCCGCCACCTGCGGGCCTACCTCTGCACGGTGGTCCGCGCCATCGGCATCGATCACCACCGCCGCGAACAGCACATCACCTGGGTGGCGGAATTGAGCGACGCGACGCATCCGCGTGCGGTCGCCGCAGACACCTCCCTGCTCGATCGCGTCGTCCGGGACGAGGAGTACGCGAATCTCGCCCGCGCATTCCACGGCCTGCTGCCAGGTTGGCAGGACGTCCTGCACCGCGTCCACGTCGAAGGACACCGGCCCAAGGAGGTGGCGACCGATCTCGGCCTGACACCCACCTCCGTCTCGGCGCGCGCTTGGCGAGCGCGCCGGGCGCTGCGCGAGGGCTATCTCTCGGGTTGA